In one window of Primulina tabacum isolate GXHZ01 chromosome 8, ASM2559414v2, whole genome shotgun sequence DNA:
- the LOC142553889 gene encoding uncharacterized protein LOC142553889 — MSQPFVSNCSDLIMARISSAVEIPQDHRRRNIRYSPESRQSNWCNRSRSPNHVSGRGRSYGSRSPYNNGHHRYNRSSPDYSYPAIDGTLKSGERNEINYDNRRNDYLDRDFRNGHDMDPQSDEELKGLGYEEYRRLKRQRLRKNLKTCIWNCTPSPPRDSCTALDGKLEDYHGVEDDGLDKEVCKVKPSIRKLSERGSVSKPADSESESGDSRLKTKRKVRKSDSRRKSRRTRYVSESDNDSELESADSESETDDSRSRKRRTVRKSWSKLKSRRSKSVPESDIDSEGSSDDESEEERRRRRRNRKKSSKINTSFKRKSSSKKKSLSSDLGSGDESETQSSDVNDLTVLKKPKHDLSKRSKRSKRKRKSESPSTYSHESHSDPEKDANGVKEKVNEVNVNNDENNEVIKFKEMIELGKKPALDDDADVGPMPLPRAEGHISYGGALRPGEGDAIAQYVQQGKRIPRRGEVGLSAEEISKFETLGYVMSGSRHQRMNAIRIRKENQVYSAEDKRALAMFNYEEKAKREQKVMADLQRLVQHHIGQDSAPSHDPFSGRIGEVADD; from the coding sequence ATGTCCCAACCCTTCGTTTCCAATTGTTCGGATCTTATCATGGCTAGGATCTCATCCGCCGTAGAAATTCCGCAAGACCACCGTCGCCGAAATATTCGCTATTCTCCCGAATCACGCCAAAGCAACTGGTGCAACCGAAGCCGGAGCCCTAACCACGTAAGCGGTCGTGGCCGTAGTTACGGCAGTCGGAGCCCCTACAACAACGGTCATCACAGGTACAATCGTTCTTCCCCTGACTACTCATATCCTGCGATCGACGGAACTCTTAAGTCTGGCGAAAGAAATGAAATCAATTATGATAATCGAAGGAACGACTATCTCGATCGCGATTTTAGAAACGGGCATGATATGGATCCTCAATCCGATGAAGAGCTGAAAGGGCTAGGTTATGAAGAATACCGTCGGCTCAAGCGCCAGAGACTGAGGAAAAATTTGAAGACTTGTATATGGAATTGTACTCCTAGTCCCCCTAGGGATTCGTGTACAGCGTTGGATGGGAAATTAGAAGATTACCACGGAGTCGAAGACGACGGTCTTGATAAAGAGGTTTGTAAAGTAAAGCCAAGCATACGAAAATTGTCCGAGAGGGGATCTGTGTCGAAGCCTGCTGATTCTGAATCGGAGTCGGGTGATTCTAGGTTAAAAACGAAGAGAAAGGTTAGAAAATCTGATTCAAGGCGAAAGAGCAGGAGGACAAGATATGTTTCTGAGAGTGACAACGATTCTGAATTGGAGTCTGCTGATTCTGAATCGGAAACAGACGATTCTAGGTCAAGGAAAAGAAGGACGGTTAGAAAATCCTGGTCTAAACTCAAAAGTAGGAGATCAAAATCTGTTCCTGAAAGTGACATTGATTCAGAGGGGTCCAGTGATGATGAATCGGAAGAAGAGAGGAGACGACGGAGAAGAAATCGAAAGAAGAGTAGTAAGATAAACACAAGTTTTAAGAGAAAGAGCAGCAGTAAGAAGAAGAGCTTATCGAGTGATCTTGGCAGTGGAGACGAAAGTGAAACTCAAAGTTCTGATGTTAATGATTTGACGGTGTTGAAGAAACCGAAGCATGATTTATCAAAAAGGTCTAAAAGAAGCAAGAGGAAGAGAAAATCAGAGAGCCCTAGCACATACTCACACGAGAGCCATTCTGATCCGGAAAAGGATGCAAATGGTGTTAAAGAAAAGGTGAATGAAGTTAATGTGAATAATGATGAAAATAACGAGGTGATTAAGTTCAAGGAAATGATTGAATTAGGGAAGAAGCCTGCGTTGGATGATGATGCAGATGTGGGTCCGATGCCTTTGCCAAGAGCGGAAGGGCATATAAGCTATGGCGGTGCTCTCAGACCTGGTGAAGGTGATGCCATAGCCCAATATGTTCAGCAAGGGAAGCGTATCCCTCGTAGAGGTGAAGTGGGTCTTTCAGCTGAAGAGATTTCTAAGTTCGAGACTCTTGGCTATGTTATGAGTGGTAGCAGACATCAGAGGATGAATGCAATTCGTATCCGAAAAGAAAACCAGGTTTACAGTGCAGAGGATAAACGGGCACTGGCGATGTTTAACTATGAGGAGAAGGCCAAGCGTGAACAGAAGGTCATGGCTGATTTGCAGCGGTTGGTTCAGCATCATATAGGGCAGGATTCAGCTCCTTCTCACGACCCATTCAGTGGAAGGATTGGTGAGGTTGCGGATGATTGA